A window of Sphingobacterium kitahiroshimense genomic DNA:
TACCTAGCTCCTCTATTTTTTTTGTTAATTCTGACTTTGTGCCAAAAATCCCACAACTATAATACAGGATACTACATGTCAGGATAACTAAAACTACCTTCCCATAATTGTTTATTTTCATTTTAGATTAATTTTTAAAATTTTGTTGAGATTGTGAACAAAAGTAAAAGATGCGAGTATGCGTTGGTTACGGTTTCCCATAACCAAAAGAATCATTTAAGAAAAAAGAAAGCAGTAAAAAACTCTAGAAGAGAATATTAAAGTTGAATAACCTTTTCAGGTAATGGAATTGATAATTTGCTGATAAGTTTTTACAAAAGAATCCAATTAATATTCTCTCACTATTAAGACACCTGAATATTACTTAAAGACTAAAAGTCACTTTCAAACAAATAAAAAAGGCTATCCAAAGATAGCCTAATATTAAATTTATAATTGTATTAAAATATTGACAAACAAATACTTATTGCAAAATTTTTTATTAAAGAATGATTTTTAAAAGTATCAAATTTAGACTATGTAATTCCTTTTTTCTAAAACAAATTCGAAGTGAAAAAAATCTAAATAATACCTAGCTCTTTGCAATGTGCAACTAACTGTTCATTTTTGGTGAAATTTAGCACATCTTTCATGATATTGAGCCGCTTTTCAATACTGCTTAAACTAGATGGAATAACTTCTCTTTGCTGCAAATAAAGTGGCATATCTTTTTGAGATATCCCTTCGTATAATAACCGAATGATGTGTAGATCAAATTGTGTAAACTCATGCGAGTTGCGCTCTTGAATAACTTTTTTTACATCTGGCGATTGATAGGTTTTATTATTATATACAATCTGAAGTGCTTCGCGTAAATGTCGCCCGTCATGCCGTGCTTTACGGACCATGCCATCAATTTCATTTAACTTAAACATCTCACTTATCTTACTAGTTCGATCTTTTGCTGTGAATAATATGACCTTAATATCAGGTTGCACCATCTTAATCGCTTTAATCAGTGATAAGCCATCTTTTAATTGCTGTGGACTTTCATCATCTTCAAATTCGATATCGGTAATAATCAAATCATATGGATCCTTATCGCGAAGTGCATTATTTATCCAAGTCAATGCATGATCGCAATAATGAACGTACTTGACATCTTCTACACCAAGATCTTTAAGTGTTTTCTGTACTGAAATATTGGTCATCTCGTGATCTTCGGCAATGAGTACTTTTTTAAACATACATTATCGTTTTTTATAATATGGGTATATTGATTTTCACACTAAGCCCCTTCCTCTCTTCTTTGACAAAGATAATTTCACCACCAATACCTTCGATACGGGAAACCATATTAGATAAACCTTTTCCATATGTTTTTGAATCTGCTAGACCAATCCCATTATCTTTATAAAAAATTTCTAACTGATTACCCTGGTTTTCAAAACGAATAACAACTTGATCAGCTTGACTGTGCTTTTTCATATTGACCATTAATTCCTGCAGGACATGACTAACCTCTTCCTTGGCCCTTTTATTTAGTCGTGTCCATAGATCTGGTTCATTTCCGGCAATAAGGACACGACGGTGATCACTTGCAAATGATTTGAGGAGATCTGCCAGTTTTTCACTGTAAGAAACCTCAGCTACAGTCTGCTCTTCAACATCATGTGAGATATCCCGCGATTTTTGGTACATATCGTCTAGTTTGTCCAGTACACCTTCCCGATCAATATCTTCCTTATACTCGATTTCAGTCATTACACGATATATTCCATTGGCCACTACATCGTGAATTTTCTTCGAAAGATGAAGCTGATTTTCTTTGATCTTATTCTGTGCTTCAAGTTCAAGTCGCTGTTTACGTTTTTTGTACCAGAATACTCCAAGGACAATTGAAAACATAAGAAAACCTATACCAATACGCTGAATAATTAAATGCGATTCCTTTTTTTCATTCTCTTTTTCTAATACTAAATTCTGTGCTTTGCTCTTTTCGGACTCATAACGAATTAAAGCAAACTGATTCTTAGCTGCTGTTCTTGCAGTTTGAAGACTATCGTTTAAACTAAGATATGTGCTGAGATAGCGCTCAGAGTAAATAGGGTTCATTTGGACCAAACCTCTTAATGCGTTGAGTTGATCATCAGCACTTTTAATTTTTTTAGCGATCTCATATTGCTTAC
This region includes:
- a CDS encoding response regulator, whose translation is MFKKVLIAEDHEMTNISVQKTLKDLGVEDVKYVHYCDHALTWINNALRDKDPYDLIITDIEFEDDESPQQLKDGLSLIKAIKMVQPDIKVILFTAKDRTSKISEMFKLNEIDGMVRKARHDGRHLREALQIVYNNKTYQSPDVKKVIQERNSHEFTQFDLHIIRLLYEGISQKDMPLYLQQREVIPSSLSSIEKRLNIMKDVLNFTKNEQLVAHCKELGII
- a CDS encoding tetratricopeptide repeat-containing sensor histidine kinase; the encoded protein is MYKILIFCLLLLSFTVSCTDVKHKEAEKILNENEYYDKAFFLWENGRSDSTFYYFNKAKEKYLQYKNSVYVARCLIYMATIQYDSGDFFGAQETAVEAIKYLDPKDKNQQAILSHTYNTIANATDEMQQFDQAIPYYRLAIQYSIDHDNILLYKNNLAVCLRNVKRYDESIKLYDDILTKTPKGTTAYAKFLNNLAKTKWASSHSYNPILVYHIALNIRLKENDLWGQNSSYATLSKYYEGRDMDSSIYYLSKQYEIAKKIKSADDQLNALRGLVQMNPIYSERYLSTYLSLNDSLQTARTAAKNQFALIRYESEKSKAQNLVLEKENEKKESHLIIQRIGIGFLMFSIVLGVFWYKKRKQRLELEAQNKIKENQLHLSKKIHDVVANGIYRVMTEIEYKEDIDREGVLDKLDDMYQKSRDISHDVEEQTVAEVSYSEKLADLLKSFASDHRRVLIAGNEPDLWTRLNKRAKEEVSHVLQELMVNMKKHSQADQVVIRFENQGNQLEIFYKDNGIGLADSKTYGKGLSNMVSRIEGIGGEIIFVKEERKGLSVKINIPIL